A stretch of DNA from Gimesia chilikensis:
ACCCGATCAAGCTGGGTGACGAACTGGTTAACGATCAGAAGCCGATCTGGATCGAGCCAAAAACGCAGCTCACACAGGAGCAGTACGACGGCTTCTACCAGTACCTGGCTCACAATGGGGAAGAATCGGCCCGTTGGCACCTGCATCTCAGCAGCGATTCACCGTTCCAGTTCCACGCCATCCTCTATTGCCCGCAGACCAACCTGGAACTGATGGGCTTTGGCCGGACCGAGCACGGCATCAGCCTGTGTGCCAAACGGATCCTGGTACAGAATGATAACCGGGACCTGCTCCCCGAATACCTGCGGTTCCTGTATGGCCTGGTCGACTCAGCCGACCTGCCGTTGAATATTTCACGCGAATCACTGCAGGACAACACCGTATTTCGCAAAATTAAAAAGGTACTCACCAAACGAGTGCTCTCTCACCTGGCGTCGATGGCCAAGGACGACGAAGATAAGTATCTCGAGTTCTATCGCCAGTTCGGCAGTGCCCTGCGGGAAGGCATCGGCACCGATTTCGAGAACCGCGACACCCTTGCCAAACTGCTGCGGTTCCCCTCGTCACGAGGGACCTCTGAAAACGAGCTCGTTTCGCTGGAAGCCTATCTCGAAAAGGCCGACGAGAACCAGAAGCAGATCTATTACCTGGGCGGTAACGATTTCCATACGATTTCCCGCAATCCGAACCTGGAAATCTTCCGCAAGAAGGGGATCGAAGTCTTCTACCTGCCTGACCCGATGGATGAGATCGTCCTCTCGAACCTGGCGAAGTTCGAAGACTTTGATATCGTCTCGATCGACTCTGCCGAGGTAAAACTGCCGGGCGACGAGAAAGCCGAAACGGACAGCGAAGAAAAAGAGGACGAGAAGAAGGAAGAACAGGAAGCGCTGACTCCCGAGTTTGAAAAGGTCCTCTCTCTGTTCCAGGAAGAACTCAAGGACGACGTGGAATCGGTGACCAAATCGGATCGTCTGACTGACAGCCCCTGCTGCCTGGTGATGCCGGAAGGGGCCATCAGTTCGCAGCTGCAGAAAGTCCTGAGCATGAACAACAAGGACTTCCCGACCAGCAAGCGGAT
This window harbors:
- the htpG gene encoding molecular chaperone HtpG — translated: MNEKTAPEKFTFQAEIKKLLDLLSHSLYQNREIAIRELISNASDALDKYRFLSLTDESLKDEQPLEIRLEPDKENRVLAICDNGVGMTHDELIENIGTIAHSGSLDFLKNAQGNEKEEVSLIGKFGVGFYSAFMLADKVEVLTRSCREEKGWKWESDGSGDFTIEPQEDIGRGTSIRLHLRKDLDEYTQDTRLKYILNKYSTFVPYPIKLGDELVNDQKPIWIEPKTQLTQEQYDGFYQYLAHNGEESARWHLHLSSDSPFQFHAILYCPQTNLELMGFGRTEHGISLCAKRILVQNDNRDLLPEYLRFLYGLVDSADLPLNISRESLQDNTVFRKIKKVLTKRVLSHLASMAKDDEDKYLEFYRQFGSALREGIGTDFENRDTLAKLLRFPSSRGTSENELVSLEAYLEKADENQKQIYYLGGNDFHTISRNPNLEIFRKKGIEVFYLPDPMDEIVLSNLAKFEDFDIVSIDSAEVKLPGDEKAETDSEEKEDEKKEEQEALTPEFEKVLSLFQEELKDDVESVTKSDRLTDSPCCLVMPEGAISSQLQKVLSMNNKDFPTSKRILEINPDAELIKRLCTLSSNADQHAFIKQCGRQLFWNASLMTGIATSPEEITSNIQSMMEELAQKRSPIIT